The Tautonia plasticadhaerens nucleotide sequence GATCCGGCCCCGGTCCCAGGGCCTCGGCCCCCAATCTCCCCGTCCCGGCGGAATTCCGCAATTAAGCCTGCCGGATTTCTCGATAGTGAAGTCAAGGGGGATCGATTGCTCCCCTGCCGAGCCGACCCGCGCCACTCGATGCCGCACCTCGACCGGGAACGACCCCCATGCCCGCCACCCCGTCCCAGACGATCGCCAACCGGCTGAACGCCCTGAAGTCGACCGGCCCCCGCACCGAGCAGGGCAAGGCCCGATCCTCCCGGAACGCGACCTCGCACGGCCTCTCCCGGCTCGGCGCGACCCCCCCGTCCGCCATGGCCGACGCCATCGCCGACCGCAAGGAGCAATGGCTCGCCTCGTACCGCCCCGAAGGCCCGGCCCAGGACTGGCTGTTCGAGCGCCTCTGCGCCGAGTCCGTCCGCCTCGACTCCTGCGAGCGACGCCTGATCGCCCTCCGGGCCGAACTGGCCGACCGGGCCGCCGAGGCCTGGGACGACGACCGGGCCGCCCTGGTCGCCGAGCAGGCCGACGCCCTTTCCCGACGCCCCGAGGTCGTCCAGCCGAGGCTCTTGCAGACCCGACACGGCGTCCTCTGGCTCATCGGGCGCTGGGACGAGGTGGCCGACTCCCTCCGGCGCTGCGAGGGCTGGAGGCCCGACACCTGGGACCTGGCGATGGACCTACTCGGGGCCTCGAAGGCCGCCCGGGTCGGCTCCGGTCCCTGGGACCTCCACCCCGAGGACGCCGGCCCCGGGCCCGGCCTGGAGCTGGTCCGGAGCGTCGTCGAGGCCCTCCGAGCCCGCCTCGCCTCCCACCTGGACGACCGGGACGCCCGGGCCCGATCCGACGCCGAACTCGGCCTCGGCCTCGGCCTCGACGACGCTCCCCCGATCCGCCTCTTGGAGCGCTACGCCCGGGACGCCCGCCTCCAGATCTCCCGATGCCTCGACGGGCTCCGCCGCCTCCAGGCCGAGGCCGAGGCCGCCCGAGCCCCCGACCAGGCCCGGTCGAATCCCGCCCCCTCCCCATCCCCAACGCCGGTCCCGCCGCCGAGGCCCGTGCGGGCCCCGGCCCCCCGGCCGACCGCCCCGCCAGCTGCCGTCGCCCCCGGGGGGGCCGACGCCTTCCCGGCCGAGGCCCATCCCGAGCCCCCCGCCCCCCGAGCGACCCCGGCCGCCGGGCCGCTCTCCTCGACGCTCCGGGACCGCCTCTCCCCGTCCCCCTCGGGCCCCAACCGCCGGGCCCGACGGGCGGCCCTGGCCGCCTCCCGACGCTCCTGACCCGGCAACCCCCGGCCCCGCCTCCCCGGCGATGCGGTCGCCCCCCTCGACGACCCCTCCGCCCCCGACCGTCTCCGATCCCGAACCCCGACGCCCCGGCCCCGCCCGGTCCCGTCCCCCGTCCGCCCCGACCGGCTTCCGACCCGATCCGCCCTGGCCCGCCCCTCCCCGAAGCGGACCGCTCGACCGGCCGATCGGGTCCGTGGCCCCCGGCATGACGAAACGAACCCGACGCCTCGCACCCCCCGGGAGGGGCCGCGACCGGTCCCACCGCAGGGCGGCCCCGGTCGGGGGGCGGACCCCGACCCTCGCCGCAGCCCCCGGGGAGAGGTCGGGCGTCGTGGACAAGTCGGGCGGCTTGCCTATATCATCCGAGGTGGACGGCCGCCCTGCCCGCCCCCCCGACGCTTCGCCCCTCGAACCAACCAACGGACTGCGAGACGTGGCCACCCAGACCGATCCCGACGTTGCGAAGGCCGGGCCGGAGGTCGACAAGTCCGGGCATCGGGTCCGCTCGATGTTCGCCTCGATCGCCGGCAAGTACGACCTGCTCAACCACCTGCTCAGCCTGAACGTCGACCGGATGTGGCGGGCGTTCACGGTCCGCACGGTCCCCCCCGAGCCCGGCGTGCCGGTGCTCGACTGCTGCACCGGGACGGCCGACCTGGCGCTGGCCTACGACCGGGCGGCCGGGGGGAAGTCCCCGGTGATCGGCTCGGACTTCTGCCGGGAGATGCTGCTCATCGGCAACCAGAAGGCCCGGAAGCTGGGGGCCCAGGACCGGGTGACCCTGATCGAGGGGGACACCCAGCGCCTGCCCTTCCCGACCGGCGAGTTCGGGGTCGTCACGGTCGCCTTCGGCCTCCGCAACGTGAGCGACACGGCGAAGGGGCTGGACGAGATGATCCGGGTCGCCCGGCCGGGGGGCAAGGTGGCGATCCTGGAGTTCTCCCGGCCGAGGGGGCCGGTGCTGGGACGGCTGTACCTGACCTTCTTCACGCACGTCCTCCCCCGGGTGGGCCAGGCGGTGGCGCCGAACCGTTACGACGCCTACCGATACCTGCCCGAGTCGGTGATGCAGTTCCCCGACGGCCAAGAGATGCTCGACCTGATGACGAGCCGGGGGCTGGTGGACGCGGTGCAGCACCCCCTGACCTTCGGGATCGCCACCCTGTACGTGGGCACCAAGCCGGGGACCCCGGGTTGACCGGGTCGGGCCCCGACGGCGACGCCGGCCGGCCGATCGTGCTGGCGATGACCGGCGCGAGCGGGGCGCCGTATGCTCTGAGGCTGCTGCGGGTGCTCTGCGGGTCGGGCCGCACGGTCCACCTGGCGATCAGCCCGAGCGGGGCCCACGTGATGCGGGAGGAGACGGGGGTGGCCCCGTCGCAGTCGGCCTCCCGGTTCGACCCGGCGGTCTTCGGCGACCTGGGGCCCGGCCGGGTCGTCTTCCACCACCACGCCGACTTCACGGCCGGGATCGCCAGCGGGTCGTTCCCGACCGGGGGGATGGTGGTCTGCCCGTGCAGCATGAGCACCCTGGCGTCGATCGCCCACGGCGTGACGACGAACCTGATCACCCGGGCGGCCGACGTCCATTTGAAGGAGCGTCGGAAATTGATCCTGGTCCCCCGGGAGATGCCGCTGAACCTGATCCAGATCGAGAACATGGCCGCCGTGACCCGGGCCGGGGCGGTGGTGATGCCGGCGATGCCGGGCTGGTACCACGGGCCGACGTCGCTGGACGACCTGGTCGACTTCGTGGTGGCGCGGATCTGCGACCAGCTCGGCGTGGGCAACGACCTGATCCGGCGCTGGGGCTACGGCCCGCCCCCGGGCGGCCCCGAGGACTGAGGGCACCTGGACTCCCGACCATGTCGACCGACGCACCGACCTCCTCCGGGCCGATCGAGACGCTCCGGGACATCCTCGGGATGATCCGGTTCAGCCACACGCTGTTCGCCCTGCCGTTCGCCCTGCTGGGGGCGGCGATGGCGGCGCACGACCATCCGACCGGCCCGAAGCATTGGCTCGGCATCCTGCTCTGCATGGTGACGGCGCGGTCGGCGGCCATGGCCTTCAACCGGCTGGTCGACCGGCGGATCGACGCTCGCAATCCGAGGACCGCCACGCGGCACCTGCCGAGCGGGAGGCTCTCGGTCAGGGCAGTGACGCTCTTCACGGCGGGCAGCGCGGGGCTGTTCGTGGCCTCGACGGCCCTGTTCCTGCCGGAGAACCCCTGGCCGATCGCGCTGTCGGCGCCGGTCCTGCTGTGGTTGCTGGGATACTCGTATGCGAAGCGGTTCACGAGCCTGGCGCACTACTGGCTGGGGGCGGCGCTGGCGATGGCGCCGATCGCGGCCTGGATCGCGATCCGGGGGGACCTGGCCTGGCCGCCGGCCTTGCTGGGGCTGGCGGTGCTCTGCTGGGTGGGCGGGTTCGACATCATCTACGCCTGCCAGGACGCCGGGTTCGACCGCGAGAGCGGCCTGCGGAGCATCCCGGCGCGGCTGGGGGTCGGCGGCGCCCTCCGGCTGGCGGCGGCGAGCCACGCGGCGATGGTGCTGGCCCTGATCGGCCTGGGCCTGGCCTACCCGCCGTTCGGCTGGATCTACGGGGCGGGCGTGGCGGCGGTGGCCGTCCTGCTGGCGTATGAGCACGCGATCGTCCGTCCGGACGACCTGGGCCGAGTGAACGTCGCGTTCTTCCAGGTGAACGTCGGCATCAGCCTGGGCCTGCTGGCGGTCGGGCTGATCGACCTGGCGGCCTGAGCCCGGCCGTGGGCGCCGGGCGGTGGGGGGAGGGCGGTCGAGGTGTTAGAATCGCCGGGCGATCGATCGGGCCGGGGGCGTCGGAGCCGTCCGGCCCCCGGATCGGCCCGGAGCCCCGACCATGACCGTGATGACCTCGCGATGGACCCTGGCCCTCGCCCTGCTCGGGGCCCCGGCCGTCGCCCAGGACGACCGACACCCGCCGACCGAGGAGCAGCTCGCGACGATCCGGGAGAGGTCGGCCGAGTTGGCCGACCGGCTGGACCGGCTTGAGGCGTCGCTGATCGCCGATGAGCGGGAGGTGGGGGACGCCTTCGCCGACGTCGCCGTCTTCCTGAAGGCGGCCGAATGGATCGATCGCCACGGCGAGTACTTCGAGGAGGGCTCGGCCGCGTGGACCCTCGACGCCCTCGACCGGGGCCTTGCCCGGGCGGAGCAGGCCATCGGCGGCGATCGGCCCTGGACGACGGCCGGAGGGGGGGTGGTCCGGGGGTACGTCTCGAAGGTCGACGGCTCGGTCCAGCCGTATGCGGTGTACCGGCCGGAGGGGCTGGACCGCGAGGCCCGGGTCCGGCTGGACGTGGTCCTGCACGGCCGGAACGCGCGTTTGAATGAGGTCCGGTTCATCCGAGATCATGAGGGCAAGGCCACGCCCGAGGGGATCGACGAGCGGATCGTCCTGCACGTCTACGGGAGGGGGAACAACGCGTACCGGTGGGCGGGGGAGTCGGACGTGTTCGAGGCGATCGCCGCCGTCCGCCGCACGGAGCGGATCGACCCGGAGCGGATCGTCCTGAGGGGCTTCTCGATGGGGGGGGCCGGGGCCTGGCACCTGGGGCTGCACCACCCGAGCCTCTGGGCGGCCGTCGAGGCCGGGGCGGGGTTCTCGGAGACGATCCATTACGCGAAGCTTGAGGACATCCCCGAATACCAGCGCAAGGCGTTGCACATCTATGATGCGGCCGATTACGCCCTGAATGCGTCCAACGTGCCGATCGTCGGCTACGGCGGCGAGGAGGATCCGCAGCTCCGGGCGTCGGAGAACGTCGTGGAGGCCCTCAGGGTCCTCGGCTTCGAGACGACGACAGAGGGGCTCCAGACCAGGGCCGAGGGCCTGGAGTTCCTCCGGGTCGTCGGCGCAGGGATGGGGCACCGCGTCGACGAGGCGAGCCGGGCGGTGATCGACGCCTTCGTGGATGAGCACGCCGAGCGGGGGGTCGCCTTCGACCGCCCCCGGGTCCGGTTCGTCACCTACACGGCGAAGTACCACCGGGCGGCCTGGATCCAGGTGGAGGAGCTGATCGAGCACTACGCCAGGGCTACGGTCGAGGCCGAGGTCGACCCGGAATCGAGGGGCGTGGTCGAGGTCGCCACCGAGAACGTGGCCGTGCTCGCGGTGGAGCGTCAGGTGGCCGATCGGGCGAGGATCGACGGCGTCGAGCTGCCGCTGGCCGACGCGGCCGGGAGCCTGCTGCCGTCGGTCTACTACCGACGCCGGGGCGATTCCTGGTTCGCGCTCGACTACGACGAATCCCGGGAGATCCAGCTCAACGCGACCGCCCGCAAGCGACCGGGCATCCAGGGCCCGATCGATGACGCCTTCACCGGGTCGTTCCTCTGCGTCCGGGGAACCGGCCCGGCCTGGAACCCCCGCGTCCAGCGGTGGGCCGAGGAGCGGCTCGACTGCTTCGCCTCGGAATGGGACGAATGGATGCGCGGGGATTTGCCGATCAAGGACGACGCGGACGTGACGGCCGAGGACCTCCGGCGGTCCCACCTCGTCCTGTTCGGAGACCCGGGGTCGAACCGGCTGATCGGGCAGCTGCTCCCCGAGCTTCCCCTGGCCTGGACCCGGGATCGCGTCGGGTTCCTCGACCCCTTCGAGGCGGCCGACCACGCCCCGGCGATGATCGCGCCGAACCCCCTGAATTCGGGGCGGTACGTCGTCGTCAACAGCGGCCACACCTTCGGGGCCGACGCGTTCCGGGGCACGAACGCGTTGCTGTATCCCCGGCTGGGGGATTACGCCGTCTTCCGGGTCGATGACGACGGCGGGGAGGTCGTCAGCTCGGGGTACTTCGACGAGTCATGGCGGCTGGAAGTGGAGGGAGACTGACGAGGCGAGGACGGCCGATGCCCGGTCGGCGGTGGGGCATCGGCCATCCGGGTTCGATCGGGGGAGGCTCAGCGGACCACGCCGGCGAGGGCGGGCACGTCGATGTGCTCCCCGGGCCACCAGCGGGCGCCTTCGCGTTCGATGCGGTTGTAGAGGGTGTCACGCTCGACGGGGATCCGGCCGGCCTCCTCGATGAGGCGGCGGATCTCGGCGATGTTCATCTCCTGGGGGGTCTCGGCGCCGGCCTCGTGGTAGATCGTCTCGTAGACGACCGTGCCGTCGAGGTCGTCGGCGCCGAAGGCCAGGGCGACTTGCGCCGTCTTGATGCCGAGCATGATCCAGTACGCCTTGATGTGGGGGAAGTTGTCCAGCATCAGGCGGCTGATGGCCATCGTCTTCAGGTCCATCACGCCGGAGGGCTTGGGGATGTCGTCCATCCGGGAGTTGTCCGGGTGGAAGGCCAGCGGGATGAACGTCTGGAAGCCGCCGGTCTGGTCCTGCAGCTCCCGGAGGCGGATCATGTGGTCGATCCGGTGCTCGGGCCGCTCGATGTGGCCGTAGAGCATCGTGGCGTTGGAGTGCAGCCCCAGCTCGTGGGCGGTCCGGTGGACCTCCAGCCAGGTCTCGGTCGAGGCCTTCGCGCCGCAGATCTCGTCCCGGACCTCGGGGTGGAAGATCTCGGCACCGCCGCCGGGGAGGCTGCCGAGGCCGGCGTCGAGCAGTCGGCCGAGGATGTCCTTCAGCGGGGCCCGCTCGATCTTGCGGAACCACTCGTACTCGACGGCCGTGTACGCCTTGACGTGGATCTCGGGGGCCGCCTCCTTCACCCAGCGGACGACGTCGACGTAGTACTGGAAGGGCAGCTTGTTGTGCAGGCCCCCGACGATGTGCAGCTCGGTCGCCCCCCGGGCGTGGGCCTCCTCGGCCCGGCCCTTCACCTGGGCCTCGTCCATCGTGTAGGCGCGGTCCTCGCCCAGGTCGGCCCGGAAGGCGCAGAAGTCGCACTTGTAGACGCAGACGTTGGTCGGATTGATGTGGGTGTTGACGTTGTAATACGCGTAGTTGCCGTTGTAGCGCTCGCGGACGAGGTTGGCCAGCTCGCCGATCGTGAACAGGTCGTTCGACGCGTAGAGGGCCAGGCCGTCGTCGAAGCTCAGCCGATGGCCGGCCTCGACCTTCTCCCGGATCTCTTGCAGCCGATGCGGGTCGGTCGCCATGCGATGGGGTCCAGGTTGGAGGAGGGTCGTCGGGGTGGGGCCGTTTCGTCGGAAATTTTAGTCGGAATTGAACGATCCATCAAGGAGGGCTTCGCGAGCCGAGGTGGGGAGGCGGGATCAGTCGTCCTGTTCAGCCATCCGGCACCGGGCGTCGTCCCAGCCGATGAGCAGGACGCCGCCGAGGACGATCGTCAGGCCGACCGGGTGGGCCCAGCGGAAGGGCTCGCCGAGGATGACGTAGGAGAGCACGAGGGCCGAGGCCGGGATCAGGCCCTGGAAGCCGGCGGCGGTGGAGGCCGCGACCCGGGAGAGGCCGTTGAACCAGCAGAGGGCGCCGATCGGCAGCGCCAGGCCGACCCAGGCCAGGGCCGCCCATCCGGCGGGGCCGGGGGAGATCGACTCCGAGGAGGAAAGCCCCGCGACGATCGCCGCCGGGGTCGCCAGGCCGACGGCGACGATCGCCGCCAGCCCCAGCGCGGCCCCGGGTTTCACCTGCATGGAGACCGACTTGGCCGCCACCGTATTCAAGGCCCCGCAGCCGACGGCCAGCACGAGCAGGCCCGTCCCCAGCACGGGCATGCGGCCCCCGCCTCCCTCGGTGCCTCCGC carries:
- a CDS encoding 4-hydroxybenzoate octaprenyltransferase is translated as MSTDAPTSSGPIETLRDILGMIRFSHTLFALPFALLGAAMAAHDHPTGPKHWLGILLCMVTARSAAMAFNRLVDRRIDARNPRTATRHLPSGRLSVRAVTLFTAGSAGLFVASTALFLPENPWPIALSAPVLLWLLGYSYAKRFTSLAHYWLGAALAMAPIAAWIAIRGDLAWPPALLGLAVLCWVGGFDIIYACQDAGFDRESGLRSIPARLGVGGALRLAAASHAAMVLALIGLGLAYPPFGWIYGAGVAAVAVLLAYEHAIVRPDDLGRVNVAFFQVNVGISLGLLAVGLIDLAA
- a CDS encoding prolyl oligopeptidase family serine peptidase, whose protein sequence is MTVMTSRWTLALALLGAPAVAQDDRHPPTEEQLATIRERSAELADRLDRLEASLIADEREVGDAFADVAVFLKAAEWIDRHGEYFEEGSAAWTLDALDRGLARAEQAIGGDRPWTTAGGGVVRGYVSKVDGSVQPYAVYRPEGLDREARVRLDVVLHGRNARLNEVRFIRDHEGKATPEGIDERIVLHVYGRGNNAYRWAGESDVFEAIAAVRRTERIDPERIVLRGFSMGGAGAWHLGLHHPSLWAAVEAGAGFSETIHYAKLEDIPEYQRKALHIYDAADYALNASNVPIVGYGGEEDPQLRASENVVEALRVLGFETTTEGLQTRAEGLEFLRVVGAGMGHRVDEASRAVIDAFVDEHAERGVAFDRPRVRFVTYTAKYHRAAWIQVEELIEHYARATVEAEVDPESRGVVEVATENVAVLAVERQVADRARIDGVELPLADAAGSLLPSVYYRRRGDSWFALDYDESREIQLNATARKRPGIQGPIDDAFTGSFLCVRGTGPAWNPRVQRWAEERLDCFASEWDEWMRGDLPIKDDADVTAEDLRRSHLVLFGDPGSNRLIGQLLPELPLAWTRDRVGFLDPFEAADHAPAMIAPNPLNSGRYVVVNSGHTFGADAFRGTNALLYPRLGDYAVFRVDDDGGEVVSSGYFDESWRLEVEGD
- a CDS encoding UbiX family flavin prenyltransferase gives rise to the protein MTGASGAPYALRLLRVLCGSGRTVHLAISPSGAHVMREETGVAPSQSASRFDPAVFGDLGPGRVVFHHHADFTAGIASGSFPTGGMVVCPCSMSTLASIAHGVTTNLITRAADVHLKERRKLILVPREMPLNLIQIENMAAVTRAGAVVMPAMPGWYHGPTSLDDLVDFVVARICDQLGVGNDLIRRWGYGPPPGGPED
- a CDS encoding DMT family transporter, with the protein product MPFELTHPLPVESAHQLSERLTGLRRYLMLALGAICFGSVVPAGKLVADAFPVLVASCLREVPAALILAPLVIRERRALLGLDRAGWVKILTVAALGLYGFGVLLFFGLKLTSGVVGSVVRSSSPAATAIASCAVLGEALGWRRLGAIGLAILGILAIQLGGGTEGGGGRMPVLGTGLLVLAVGCGALNTVAAKSVSMQVKPGAALGLAAIVAVGLATPAAIVAGLSSSESISPGPAGWAALAWVGLALPIGALCWFNGLSRVAASTAAGFQGLIPASALVLSYVILGEPFRWAHPVGLTIVLGGVLLIGWDDARCRMAEQDD
- the mqnE gene encoding aminofutalosine synthase MqnE; the protein is MATDPHRLQEIREKVEAGHRLSFDDGLALYASNDLFTIGELANLVRERYNGNYAYYNVNTHINPTNVCVYKCDFCAFRADLGEDRAYTMDEAQVKGRAEEAHARGATELHIVGGLHNKLPFQYYVDVVRWVKEAAPEIHVKAYTAVEYEWFRKIERAPLKDILGRLLDAGLGSLPGGGAEIFHPEVRDEICGAKASTETWLEVHRTAHELGLHSNATMLYGHIERPEHRIDHMIRLRELQDQTGGFQTFIPLAFHPDNSRMDDIPKPSGVMDLKTMAISRLMLDNFPHIKAYWIMLGIKTAQVALAFGADDLDGTVVYETIYHEAGAETPQEMNIAEIRRLIEEAGRIPVERDTLYNRIEREGARWWPGEHIDVPALAGVVR
- the ubiE gene encoding bifunctional demethylmenaquinone methyltransferase/2-methoxy-6-polyprenyl-1,4-benzoquinol methylase UbiE, which translates into the protein MATQTDPDVAKAGPEVDKSGHRVRSMFASIAGKYDLLNHLLSLNVDRMWRAFTVRTVPPEPGVPVLDCCTGTADLALAYDRAAGGKSPVIGSDFCREMLLIGNQKARKLGAQDRVTLIEGDTQRLPFPTGEFGVVTVAFGLRNVSDTAKGLDEMIRVARPGGKVAILEFSRPRGPVLGRLYLTFFTHVLPRVGQAVAPNRYDAYRYLPESVMQFPDGQEMLDLMTSRGLVDAVQHPLTFGIATLYVGTKPGTPG